A region from the Pseudomonadota bacterium genome encodes:
- the prmC gene encoding peptide chain release factor N(5)-glutamine methyltransferase, which translates to MTVAAALRSGGARLAASDSPRLDAEVLLAHCLDVGRSYLYSHPEATLDASVSARFDALLEARARHTPLAYLTGRAEFWSLDFTVTPAVLVPRADTEVLVELALAAVPRECCGVLLDAGTGSGAIAAVLARERPCLTVIASDASAAALSVARENFARLGVSRIACLRGDWLDALADRSCDVILSNPPYVGAQEDVDAAVGFEPAQAVFAADDGGAALTAIIAAAPRCLKRGGFLALEHGYRQGEQVRALLAAHGFSRITTATDLEGRERATSAWRD; encoded by the coding sequence CTGACGGTGGCGGCCGCGCTGCGCAGCGGGGGTGCACGCCTGGCCGCCAGCGATTCGCCGCGGCTCGATGCCGAAGTGCTGCTCGCGCATTGCCTCGATGTCGGTCGCAGCTATCTCTACAGCCATCCGGAAGCCACGCTCGATGCAAGCGTCAGCGCGCGCTTCGACGCCCTGCTCGAGGCCCGCGCGCGGCATACGCCGCTGGCCTACCTCACCGGCCGTGCGGAATTCTGGTCACTCGACTTCACGGTGACACCGGCGGTGCTGGTGCCGCGCGCCGACACCGAAGTGCTGGTGGAACTCGCGCTCGCGGCCGTGCCGCGCGAGTGTTGCGGCGTGCTGCTCGATGCCGGCACCGGCAGTGGCGCGATCGCCGCGGTGCTGGCGCGCGAGCGCCCGTGCTTGACCGTGATCGCGAGCGACGCATCGGCGGCGGCACTCAGCGTGGCGCGCGAAAATTTCGCGCGGCTGGGCGTGTCGCGCATCGCTTGCCTGCGCGGTGATTGGCTGGACGCGCTCGCGGACCGCAGTTGCGATGTGATCCTGTCCAATCCGCCCTACGTCGGCGCCCAGGAAGACGTCGATGCGGCGGTTGGCTTCGAACCCGCGCAGGCGGTGTTCGCCGCCGATGATGGCGGCGCGGCGCTCACCGCCATCATCGCGGCCGCGCCACGTTGTCTGAAGCGCGGCGGCTTCCTCGCGCTCGAACACGGTTATCGACAGGGCGAGCAGGTGCGGGCCCTGCTCGCGGCCCACGGCTTTTCACGCATCACGACCGCGACCGATCTCGAAGGCCGCGAACGCGCCACGTCGGCGTGGCGCGATTGA
- the moeB gene encoding molybdopterin-synthase adenylyltransferase MoeB, with product MDDQLLLRYSRQILLPEIDIDGQNRLLASSVMLIGLGGLGSPIAMYLAAAGVGRLVLVDHDHVELSNLQRQIVHGTSDLKRRKVESARDRLHELNPNTRIETIDRRLEAEDFDRHLPSVDVVVDATDNFETRFLINAACARHRKPLVSGAAIRFEGQVTVFHPGTEASPCYRCLYNNDATGTETCTQTGVVAPLLGIIGSVQALETLKVLMGVGQDLTGRLLLLDALAMEWHSMRFRRDPRCPVCAPLVTAAAAEAVI from the coding sequence ATGGACGACCAATTGCTGCTGCGCTACAGCCGCCAGATCCTGCTGCCTGAAATCGACATCGACGGACAGAACCGCCTGCTCGCGAGTTCGGTGATGTTGATTGGTCTCGGTGGGCTCGGCTCGCCGATCGCGATGTACCTCGCCGCGGCCGGCGTCGGTCGGCTGGTGCTGGTCGATCATGACCACGTGGAACTGTCGAACCTGCAGCGGCAAATCGTGCACGGCACGAGCGATCTCAAGCGACGCAAGGTCGAGTCGGCGCGCGATCGCCTGCATGAGCTCAATCCCAATACCCGCATCGAGACCATCGACCGGCGCCTCGAGGCCGAGGATTTCGACCGGCACCTGCCTTCGGTCGACGTGGTGGTCGATGCGACCGACAACTTCGAAACGCGATTTCTGATCAACGCCGCCTGCGCGCGGCATCGCAAGCCGCTGGTGTCCGGCGCCGCCATCCGTTTCGAAGGCCAGGTGACAGTGTTTCATCCCGGCACCGAGGCCAGCCCCTGTTATCGCTGCCTGTACAACAACGACGCGACGGGCACCGAGACCTGCACCCAGACCGGCGTGGTGGCGCCCCTGCTCGGCATCATCGGCAGCGTGCAGGCGCTGGAAACCCTCAAGGTATTGATGGGCGTCGGCCAGGATCTGACCGGCCGCCTGCTCTTGCTCGATGCTCTCGCCATGGAATGGCACAGCATGCGCTTCCGTCGCGATCCGCGTTGCCCGGTGTGCGCGCCCTTGGTGACGGCGGCGGCGGCCGAGGCCGTCATCTAG
- a CDS encoding PepSY domain-containing protein: MKPEQLPLRRANGTRVHPATRWHRALGIASTLIVIITVVTGLVLNHGDALDLSRRHPHNAVIDKLYRQSAKALPKGFATERGWLAQLGAEIYLDTRPLATHEAPLVGALVWDDTLLVAYLAATLAEVYRGSGVSYERVLLDVHSGRLFGRVGVWVVDAAAVCLLALALTGTWMFFKFKRGGQRPPR, translated from the coding sequence ATGAAACCCGAGCAACTCCCGCTACGACGCGCCAACGGCACGCGCGTCCATCCCGCCACGCGCTGGCATCGCGCGCTCGGCATCGCGAGCACGCTCATCGTCATCATCACGGTGGTGACCGGGCTCGTCCTGAATCATGGCGACGCGCTCGACCTGTCGCGCCGCCATCCGCACAACGCCGTCATCGACAAGCTGTACCGGCAAAGCGCCAAGGCCCTGCCCAAGGGTTTTGCCACCGAGCGCGGTTGGCTGGCGCAACTCGGTGCGGAGATCTACCTCGACACGCGCCCACTCGCCACCCACGAGGCGCCGCTGGTCGGCGCCCTGGTATGGGACGACACACTGCTGGTCGCCTACCTTGCGGCGACGCTCGCCGAGGTCTACCGCGGCAGCGGCGTCAGCTACGAACGCGTGCTGCTCGACGTGCACTCGGGCCGCCTGTTCGGCCGCGTCGGTGTATGGGTGGTGGATGCCGCCGCGGTCTGTCTTTTGGCCCTCGCCCTGACCGGCACCTGGATGTTCTTCAAATTCAAACGCGGTGGGCAGCGACCGCCCCGCTAG
- a CDS encoding FMN-binding protein, with the protein MDSIWASATSSKLGPRYRPRRFLPGAACAVCLWLAAAATQADEVYLEPTAFVSEAFDGKAPAAQKLWVTPALNAKVKDILGSALGLRQKYWREGQRTVWILEAIGRDKPITAGYVVENAAITRAAILIYRESRGAEVRHPFFTDQFKGATLKADSALDRHIDGITGATLSVHAISALARVALLLDEAARAEPQ; encoded by the coding sequence ATGGATTCAATCTGGGCTTCGGCTACCAGTTCTAAGCTTGGTCCGCGTTACAGGCCGCGCCGGTTCCTGCCGGGCGCGGCCTGTGCCGTTTGCCTGTGGCTGGCCGCCGCGGCGACGCAGGCCGACGAGGTGTATCTCGAGCCGACGGCATTCGTCAGCGAAGCCTTCGACGGCAAAGCGCCAGCCGCGCAAAAGCTGTGGGTGACGCCGGCGCTCAACGCCAAGGTCAAGGACATCCTCGGCAGCGCGCTGGGCTTGCGTCAGAAGTACTGGCGCGAAGGTCAGCGCACGGTGTGGATCCTGGAAGCCATCGGCCGCGACAAGCCGATCACCGCCGGCTACGTGGTCGAGAACGCCGCCATCACCCGCGCCGCCATCCTCATCTACCGCGAAAGCCGTGGCGCCGAAGTGCGCCATCCCTTCTTTACCGACCAGTTCAAGGGCGCGACTCTCAAGGCCGACAGTGCCTTGGACCGCCACATCGACGGCATCACCGGCGCGACCTTGTCGGTCCATGCGATCAGTGCCCTGGCGCGCGTGGCCCTGCTGCTCGACGAGGCCGCGCGAGCCGAGCCGCAATGA
- a CDS encoding porin — protein MRFKPTLSTLWALLAIALPAAAAPTPSLDELWRVVQQQQSTIEQMNKKLDATLQQLAQAESKLAGAESKLASTETKLATTETKLADNEKKLEATADAVEAKVAGGEKSSSPSWADRTSLGGYGELHYNHLDNDGVAGGKQNRTDFHRFVIYMSHEFNSWLRFGSELEVEHVVASSEDPGEVEVEQAWVEMDLNDKHRLRTGLDLLPVGIINTTHEPNTFYGVERNAIESEIIPSTWWEGGAAASGEIRPGLSYDVVMHTGLIMPFTGNDAFRPRAGRTQIAEADDHDVAFTGRLRYTGIAGLELATSGQYQADYTGTGDAAEAAAYLIETHLDYRHASGFGLRALYARWELGADRNHGLDPSSVGADHLSGWYVEPAYRFALAGLLPAPGEIGVFSRYARWDQADGLGGRFRNFERVSLGLNYWPVPQVVFKIDGQFEDADGRVRREFDGFNLGFGYQF, from the coding sequence ATGCGCTTTAAACCGACTTTGAGCACGCTGTGGGCGCTGCTCGCCATTGCCTTGCCGGCCGCCGCGGCGCCGACACCGAGCCTCGACGAGCTGTGGCGGGTGGTGCAGCAGCAGCAGTCCACCATCGAGCAGATGAACAAGAAGCTCGACGCCACCCTGCAGCAACTTGCCCAGGCCGAGAGCAAGCTGGCCGGCGCGGAGAGCAAGTTGGCCAGCACCGAGACCAAGCTCGCGACCACTGAAACCAAGCTGGCCGACAACGAAAAGAAACTCGAAGCGACCGCCGACGCGGTCGAAGCCAAGGTCGCCGGCGGCGAAAAATCCTCGTCGCCGAGCTGGGCCGACCGCACCAGCCTCGGCGGCTACGGCGAGTTGCACTACAACCACCTCGACAACGACGGGGTGGCCGGCGGCAAGCAGAACCGCACGGATTTCCATCGCTTCGTCATATATATGAGCCACGAATTCAACAGCTGGCTGCGTTTCGGCTCCGAGCTCGAAGTCGAGCACGTGGTGGCGTCCAGCGAAGACCCGGGCGAAGTGGAAGTCGAGCAGGCCTGGGTGGAAATGGACTTGAACGACAAGCACCGCCTGCGCACCGGTCTCGACCTGTTGCCTGTCGGCATCATCAACACCACCCACGAGCCCAATACGTTCTACGGCGTGGAGCGCAACGCCATCGAAAGCGAGATCATTCCCAGCACTTGGTGGGAAGGCGGCGCGGCGGCGAGCGGCGAGATTCGTCCCGGCCTGTCCTATGACGTCGTGATGCACACCGGTCTCATCATGCCCTTCACCGGCAACGATGCATTCCGCCCGCGTGCGGGCCGCACCCAGATTGCCGAGGCCGACGACCACGACGTCGCCTTCACCGGGCGTCTGCGCTACACCGGCATCGCCGGTCTCGAGCTCGCCACCAGCGGCCAGTACCAGGCGGACTACACCGGCACCGGCGACGCCGCTGAAGCGGCCGCTTATCTCATCGAGACCCATCTCGACTATCGTCACGCCAGTGGTTTTGGCCTGCGCGCCCTGTATGCGCGCTGGGAACTGGGCGCGGATCGCAATCACGGTCTCGACCCCAGCAGCGTCGGCGCGGACCATCTGAGCGGCTGGTACGTCGAACCTGCCTACCGCTTTGCGCTGGCAGGTTTGCTGCCGGCGCCGGGCGAGATCGGCGTGTTCAGCCGCTACGCCCGCTGGGACCAGGCCGACGGCCTGGGCGGCCGCTTCCGCAACTTCGAGCGTGTGTCGCTGGGTCTGAATTACTGGCCAGTGCCGCAGGTAGTGTTCAAAATCGACGGCCAATTCGAAGACGCCGATGGACGCGTACGTAGGGAGTTTGATGGATTCAATCTGGGCTTCGGCTACCAGTTCTAA
- a CDS encoding (2Fe-2S)-binding protein — translation MYVCICNNVTEKDIHQAVDAGAYSLECLARELAVSTCCGQCHCYAEDVLHEALRAAERCAEHATAA, via the coding sequence ATGTACGTCTGTATCTGCAACAACGTCACCGAAAAGGACATCCACCAAGCCGTCGACGCCGGCGCCTACAGCCTCGAATGCCTGGCGCGGGAACTGGCGGTGTCGACCTGCTGTGGTCAATGTCATTGCTACGCCGAAGACGTGTTGCACGAGGCGCTGCGCGCCGCCGAGCGCTGCGCCGAGCACGCCACCGCCGCCTGA
- the bfr gene encoding bacterioferritin — MKGDAKVIEHLNRVLKNELTAINQYFLHARMFRNWGLKKLDEHEYHESIDEMKHADKLIARILFLDGLPNLQDLGRLRIGENTVEIFNADLALENDGLPALRAAIQACEACADFVSRELFTEILEAEEEHVDWLETQLALIERLGLENYQQSQL; from the coding sequence ATGAAGGGCGACGCAAAAGTCATCGAACATTTGAACCGGGTGCTCAAGAACGAGCTGACCGCCATCAACCAGTATTTCCTGCACGCGCGGATGTTCAGGAACTGGGGACTGAAGAAGCTCGACGAGCACGAATACCACGAGTCCATCGACGAGATGAAGCACGCCGACAAACTCATCGCCCGCATCCTGTTCCTGGACGGCCTGCCGAATCTGCAGGACCTCGGGCGCTTGCGCATCGGCGAGAACACGGTCGAGATCTTCAACGCCGACCTGGCCCTCGAGAACGACGGGCTGCCGGCACTGCGCGCCGCCATCCAGGCCTGCGAGGCCTGCGCCGACTTCGTTTCGCGCGAACTGTTCACCGAGATCCTCGAAGCCGAGGAAGAGCACGTCGACTGGTTGGAAACCCAGCTCGCACTCATCGAGCGCCTCGGTCTCGAGAACTACCAGCAATCCCAGCTCTGA
- a CDS encoding LemA family protein: MNVSTVVMLVLLVVVGGYAIAIYNGLVTLKHNVVKAWANIDVLLKQRHDELPKLVEVCKQYMQHEQQTLQEVTSARAAVFGANQRHDVAAVGAGEASLRKSLGQLYAVAESYPELRADQQFTQLRERISALENSIADRREYYNESVTLNNIRLETFPDLILARWFGFRAQATLEFSAAETADLDVKSLFG; this comes from the coding sequence ATGAATGTCAGTACTGTCGTGATGCTGGTCCTGCTGGTGGTGGTCGGAGGCTATGCCATCGCGATCTACAACGGCCTCGTGACGCTCAAGCACAACGTCGTGAAGGCGTGGGCCAACATCGATGTGCTGCTCAAGCAGCGCCACGATGAACTGCCTAAGCTGGTCGAGGTGTGCAAGCAATACATGCAGCACGAGCAACAGACGCTGCAGGAAGTCACGAGCGCGCGCGCCGCGGTGTTCGGCGCCAATCAGCGTCATGACGTGGCGGCGGTGGGCGCCGGCGAAGCGTCCCTGCGCAAGAGCCTCGGCCAGCTTTACGCGGTGGCGGAGTCCTATCCCGAGCTGCGGGCGGACCAGCAGTTCACGCAACTGCGTGAGCGCATTTCCGCGCTGGAAAACAGCATTGCCGACCGCCGCGAGTACTACAACGAGTCCGTCACCCTCAACAACATCCGCCTCGAAACCTTTCCGGATCTGATCCTGGCGCGCTGGTTCGGCTTCCGCGCCCAGGCGACACTGGAATTCAGCGCCGCCGAGACGGCCGATCTCGACGTCAAATCCTTGTTCGGTTAA
- a CDS encoding M3 family metallopeptidase, which translates to MNANAHPTLARLPHFAGIDASTLVARLDALLDAQRARIAALTAAGSSDWEEVVTPMEEMADELHRFFGPVSHLHNVADTDALRAVYTECVSRVSAFGAELEQNAGLCAAYQRLRAQPAFSQFDDARRKLVDNALRDFRLGGVDLPAATQAEVTRLKVELAQLAARYEENVLDASQGFSLDVDDESRLAGLPASTLAMARQKAADAGRAGWRLTLDLPSYVPAMCNLVDRELRRQLYEAYTTRASDCGPQAGSHDNSAVMHDLLTRRQQLARLLGFDNYAALSLATKMAPSPDAVVEFLEDLGRQARPAAQREVEQLRDFARTELGMDQLEAWDIAYCSEQLRRHRYQLNQEELRPYFPLPKVRAGLFEITARLFGLRFERVEGVETWHPDVEFHAVCDADGATRGYFYLDLYARAGKRSGAWMDDCLSRWQHGDDTQLPVAYLNCNFTPAQGGNPSLLTHDDVTTLFHEFGHGLHHLLTTVGRPAVAGINGVPWDAVELPSQFLENWCWEREALDLMSGHVESGQALPQALFERLDAARHFQAAMQMVRQLEFALFDFRLHRDYAPGCDIQALLDDVRAQVAVITPPRWNRFQHSFTHIFGGGYAAGYYSYKWAEVLSADAFERFTEEGIFNADTGRAFRDSILAKGGAEDALTLFRRFRGREPEVAALLRQAGLIA; encoded by the coding sequence ATGAACGCCAACGCCCATCCCACCCTGGCCCGACTGCCGCATTTCGCCGGCATCGATGCATCCACCCTGGTCGCGCGCCTCGATGCGCTGCTCGATGCGCAGCGCGCGCGTATCGCTGCCCTGACGGCCGCCGGCAGCAGCGATTGGGAGGAGGTCGTCACGCCCATGGAGGAAATGGCCGATGAGCTGCATCGTTTCTTCGGGCCGGTCTCGCACCTGCATAACGTCGCCGATACCGACGCGCTGCGCGCGGTGTACACCGAGTGCGTGAGCCGCGTATCGGCGTTTGGCGCCGAACTCGAACAGAACGCCGGACTGTGCGCGGCCTACCAGCGCCTGCGCGCGCAGCCGGCCTTCAGCCAGTTCGATGACGCGCGGCGCAAGCTGGTCGACAACGCGCTGCGCGATTTCCGTCTGGGCGGCGTCGATCTGCCCGCCGCGACCCAGGCCGAGGTCACCCGGCTCAAGGTGGAACTGGCGCAACTGGCGGCGCGTTACGAGGAAAACGTGCTCGACGCCAGCCAGGGCTTCAGCCTGGACGTGGACGACGAATCACGCCTGGCCGGCCTGCCGGCGTCGACCCTCGCGATGGCGCGTCAGAAAGCCGCCGATGCCGGCCGCGCCGGCTGGCGTTTGACGCTGGACCTGCCCTCTTACGTGCCCGCCATGTGCAACCTGGTCGACCGCGAACTGCGCCGCCAGCTCTACGAGGCCTATACGACGCGCGCCTCGGACTGCGGTCCGCAGGCCGGCAGCCACGACAACAGCGCGGTCATGCACGATCTCCTGACGCGCCGTCAGCAGCTCGCGCGTCTGCTCGGCTTCGACAACTACGCGGCCCTGTCACTCGCGACCAAGATGGCGCCGTCGCCGGACGCAGTCGTCGAGTTCCTGGAAGACCTCGGCCGCCAGGCGCGGCCCGCGGCGCAGCGGGAAGTCGAGCAGCTGCGCGACTTCGCGCGCACCGAACTCGGCATGGACCAGCTCGAAGCCTGGGACATCGCCTACTGCTCCGAGCAGTTGCGCCGGCATCGCTACCAGTTGAACCAGGAAGAGCTGCGCCCCTACTTTCCGTTGCCGAAAGTGCGCGCCGGCCTGTTCGAGATCACCGCGCGCCTGTTCGGTCTGCGCTTCGAGCGCGTCGAGGGCGTGGAAACCTGGCACCCGGACGTGGAATTCCACGCGGTATGCGACGCCGACGGCGCCACGCGCGGCTATTTCTATCTCGACCTCTACGCGCGCGCCGGCAAACGCAGCGGTGCGTGGATGGACGACTGCCTGAGCCGCTGGCAGCACGGTGACGACACCCAGCTGCCGGTCGCCTATCTGAACTGCAATTTCACGCCCGCCCAAGGCGGCAACCCGAGCCTGCTCACCCACGACGACGTCACCACCCTGTTCCACGAGTTCGGCCATGGCCTGCATCACCTGCTGACCACAGTCGGGCGACCGGCGGTCGCCGGCATCAACGGCGTGCCGTGGGACGCCGTCGAGTTGCCCAGCCAGTTTCTCGAGAACTGGTGCTGGGAGCGCGAGGCGCTGGACTTGATGTCCGGCCATGTCGAATCGGGGCAAGCCTTGCCCCAGGCGCTGTTCGAGCGCCTCGATGCGGCGCGCCACTTCCAGGCCGCCATGCAGATGGTGCGTCAGCTGGAATTCGCGCTGTTCGATTTTCGCCTGCACCGCGATTACGCGCCGGGATGCGACATCCAGGCCTTGCTGGACGACGTGCGGGCGCAGGTCGCGGTCATCACGCCACCGCGCTGGAACCGCTTCCAACACAGCTTCACGCACATCTTCGGCGGCGGTTACGCGGCCGGCTACTACAGCTACAAATGGGCCGAAGTGCTGTCCGCCGACGCCTTCGAACGCTTCACCGAGGAAGGCATCTTCAACGCCGACACCGGCCGCGCTTTTCGCGACAGCATTCTCGCCAAGGGCGGCGCCGAGGATGCGCTGACCTTGTTCCGTCGCTTTCGCGGTCGCGAGCCCGAGGTCGCGGCGCTGCTGCGTCAGGCTGGACTCATCGCTTAA
- the xth gene encoding exodeoxyribonuclease III, protein MTTFATWNVNSIRARFAHLSSWLTEAAPDVVGIQETKVQDPDFPLEQLQALGYHTLFSGQKSYNGVALLSREPATLIATDLPGFDDPQRRVLAAKVAGITFVNLYVPNGSEVGSDKYAYKLAWLDALGDWVAQLAAGGEPLMVVGDFNIAPDDRDVHDPEAWRGKILCSEPERARLQRLLALGLSDVFRQFEQAPGSFSWWDYRGGGFRRNEGLRIDLILANAALAARCEACAIDLTPRRWDKPSDHAPVVARLRA, encoded by the coding sequence ATGACGACCTTCGCGACCTGGAACGTCAATTCGATACGCGCGCGCTTCGCGCACCTCTCGAGCTGGCTCACGGAGGCCGCGCCCGACGTGGTCGGCATCCAGGAAACCAAGGTCCAGGACCCGGATTTCCCGCTCGAGCAATTGCAGGCGCTTGGCTACCACACGCTGTTCAGTGGCCAGAAGTCCTATAACGGCGTGGCGCTGTTGTCGCGCGAACCAGCCACGCTCATCGCCACCGATCTGCCGGGCTTCGACGATCCGCAGCGGCGCGTGCTGGCAGCCAAGGTAGCCGGCATCACTTTCGTCAATCTCTACGTGCCCAACGGCTCCGAGGTCGGCTCGGACAAATACGCCTACAAGCTGGCGTGGCTGGACGCCCTCGGCGACTGGGTGGCGCAGCTCGCCGCCGGCGGCGAACCCTTGATGGTGGTAGGCGATTTCAACATCGCGCCCGACGATCGTGACGTACACGATCCGGAGGCCTGGCGCGGCAAGATCCTGTGCAGTGAACCCGAGCGCGCGCGCCTGCAAAGACTGCTGGCACTCGGCCTCAGCGACGTGTTCCGTCAGTTCGAGCAGGCGCCGGGCAGCTTTTCCTGGTGGGACTATCGCGGTGGCGGTTTTCGGCGCAACGAAGGCCTGCGCATCGATCTCATCCTGGCCAATGCCGCGCTTGCCGCGCGCTGCGAAGCCTGCGCCATCGATCTCACGCCGCGTCGTTGGGACAAGCCCTCGGACCACGCGCCGGTGGTGGCGCGACTGCGCGCTTGA
- a CDS encoding DUF3135 domain-containing protein — MNHENNDEEFPFDEWASLARHDPRGFESARRQVLQGLIESAPANQRRRLEGLQWQIDRERERADNPMASCIKISGMMWDRVLGEGGLVDNLEQLSGVKPPREQPRRQASVLPFSRRDDTV; from the coding sequence ATGAACCACGAAAACAACGACGAAGAATTCCCGTTCGACGAGTGGGCCTCGCTGGCCCGTCACGATCCGCGCGGCTTCGAGTCCGCCCGCCGCCAGGTGCTGCAGGGCCTCATCGAATCGGCCCCCGCCAACCAGCGGCGGCGCCTGGAAGGTCTGCAATGGCAGATCGACCGCGAACGCGAGCGGGCCGACAACCCGATGGCATCGTGCATCAAGATCTCGGGCATGATGTGGGACCGGGTGCTCGGCGAGGGCGGCCTGGTGGACAACCTCGAGCAGTTGTCCGGCGTCAAACCGCCGCGCGAGCAGCCGCGCCGGCAGGCATCGGTACTGCCGTTCAGCCGCCGCGACGATACGGTATGA
- the rpmE gene encoding 50S ribosomal protein L31, which yields MKSDTHPNYHDITVKCSCGNTFQTRSTLHGEQLQLDVCSSCHPFYTGQQKVVDTAGRIDKFRRKYGGPA from the coding sequence ATGAAATCGGATACCCATCCCAACTACCACGACATCACCGTCAAGTGCAGCTGTGGCAACACCTTCCAGACGCGCTCGACCCTGCACGGTGAGCAGCTGCAGCTGGACGTGTGCTCGTCCTGCCACCCGTTCTACACGGGCCAGCAGAAGGTCGTCGACACCGCCGGCCGCATCGACAAGTTCCGTCGCAAGTACGGCGGCCCGGCCTGA
- a CDS encoding YihA family ribosome biogenesis GTP-binding protein, which translates to MTDNGSERARKLLKTARFTLSVPEARLLPADVGREIAFAGRSNAGKSSALNVLCGQRGLARTSRTPGRTQHIVVFELDAERRLIDLPGFGYAKVAKSMRAHWEDALPEYLETRASLAGLVLLMDIRHPLKPQDLAVLEWCNHAGVAAHVLLNKSDKLGRGPATATLHQVTAAIAKRGWAASAQLFSALKQDGAEQAWQVLAEWLQLE; encoded by the coding sequence ATGACGGACAACGGATCAGAGCGAGCACGCAAACTGCTCAAGACCGCGCGCTTCACCTTGAGCGTGCCCGAGGCGCGCCTGCTGCCGGCCGACGTGGGCCGCGAAATCGCCTTCGCGGGCCGCTCCAACGCCGGCAAGTCCAGCGCGCTCAACGTGCTGTGCGGACAGCGCGGTCTGGCGCGCACCAGCCGCACGCCGGGCCGTACCCAGCATATCGTGGTGTTCGAACTGGACGCCGAAAGGCGTCTCATCGACCTGCCGGGCTTCGGCTACGCGAAAGTCGCGAAGTCCATGCGCGCCCACTGGGAGGACGCGTTGCCCGAATACCTCGAGACCCGCGCCTCGTTGGCGGGCCTCGTGCTCCTGATGGACATCCGTCATCCGCTCAAGCCGCAGGATCTCGCGGTACTCGAGTGGTGCAACCACGCCGGCGTCGCCGCGCACGTGCTGCTGAACAAGAGTGACAAGCTCGGCCGTGGGCCGGCCACGGCGACGTTGCACCAGGTCACCGCGGCCATCGCCAAACGCGGCTGGGCGGCAAGCGCGCAGCTGTTCTCGGCCCTCAAGCAAGACGGCGCCGAGCAGGCCTGGCAGGTGCTGGCCGAGTGGTTACAGCTGGAGTGA
- a CDS encoding cytochrome c4, whose product MHKRNAFLAVAALCVAFVATAQADGKAKAMVCTACHGPDGNSSNPIWPNLAGQNPSYIVAQLKAFKAGTRQNASMAPMVASLAEGDMEEIANFFAAQTLKVKPLAADQAAAATAGEKIYRGGDAERGIPACMACHGPDGGGNPGSGYPALRGQQFDYTVTQLTNYHGGARQTDAQSMMRTIAKRLSDDDIKNLARYVSALH is encoded by the coding sequence ATGCATAAGAGGAACGCGTTCCTGGCGGTGGCTGCCCTGTGCGTGGCGTTTGTCGCCACTGCCCAAGCGGATGGCAAGGCCAAGGCGATGGTGTGTACTGCCTGCCACGGACCCGATGGCAACAGCAGCAATCCGATCTGGCCGAATCTTGCCGGCCAGAACCCGAGCTACATCGTCGCCCAGTTGAAGGCGTTCAAGGCGGGCACCCGTCAGAACGCATCGATGGCGCCGATGGTCGCTTCGCTTGCCGAAGGTGACATGGAAGAGATCGCCAATTTCTTCGCGGCCCAGACCTTGAAGGTCAAGCCGCTGGCCGCTGACCAGGCCGCCGCCGCGACCGCCGGCGAGAAGATCTACCGTGGCGGCGACGCCGAGCGCGGCATCCCGGCCTGCATGGCTTGCCACGGACCCGACGGTGGCGGTAATCCCGGCTCGGGCTATCCGGCATTGCGCGGCCAACAATTCGACTACACCGTCACCCAGTTGACGAACTATCACGGCGGCGCGCGTCAAACCGATGCTCAATCGATGATGCGCACCATCGCCAAGCGTCTGTCCGACGACGACATCAAGAACCTGGCGCGTTACGTCTCGGCATTGCATTGA